One stretch of Hypanus sabinus isolate sHypSab1 unplaced genomic scaffold, sHypSab1.hap1 scaffold_124, whole genome shotgun sequence DNA includes these proteins:
- the LOC132386646 gene encoding zinc finger protein 229-like, which produces MAHQRVHTEERPFTCSDCGKGFTLSAHLLRHQSVHTGERPFTCSDCGKRFTRSSDLLAHRRVHTGERPFTCSDCGKGCSQLSALKVHQRVHTGERPFTCSDCGMGFTQSSHLLRHQRVHTGKRPFTCSDCGKRFTQLYNLQSHQRVHTGERPFICSECGMGFAQSSHLLRHQSVHTGEWPLNCSYCGKGFPRLSQLLGHQKVHTGDRPFTCSECGKGFSNSSHLQRHLRVHTGEKPFTCSNCGKGFIQLSDLQNHQRVHTGERPFTCSNCGKGFTQLSTLHSHQRVHTGEKPFTCSVCGNGFSDSSALHRHQRIHTGEKPFTCSECGRGFTQLSSLHSHQRVHTGEKPFTCSECGRGFTQLSSLHSHQRVHTGEKPFTCSVCGKGFTQLSSLHSHQRVHTGERPFTCSECGKGFTQSSSLHSHQRIHTGEKPFTCSDCGKGFTLSSNLLRHQRVHTG; this is translated from the coding sequence atggctcaccagcgcgTTCACACTGAGGaacggccgttcacctgctcggactgtgggaagggattcacgttgtcagctcacctactgagacaccagtcagttcacactggggagaggccgttcacctgctcagactgtgggaagagattcactcgatcatctgacctGCTGGCGCACCGAcgtgttcacactggagagaggccattcacctgctcagactgtgggaagggatgcaGTCAGTTATCTgcactgaaggtacatcagcgagttcacactggagagaggccgttcacctgctcagactgtgggatgggatttactcagtcatctcacctactgagacaccagcgagttcacactgggaagaggccattcacctgctcagattgtgggaagagatttactcagttatacaacctacagagtcaccagcgagttcacactggagagaggccattcatctgctcagaatgtgggatgggatttgctcagtcatctcacctcctgagacaccagtcagttcacactggggagtggccattgaaCTGCTCatattgtgggaagggattccctcGGTTATCCCAACTACTGGGACACCagaaagttcacactggggacaggcctttcacctgctcagaatgtgggaagggattcagtaattcatcccacctacagagacatctgcgagttcacactggggagaagccattcacctgctcgaactgtgggaagggattcattcaattATCTGATCTACAaaatcaccagcgagttcacactggggagaggccattcacctgctcaaactgtgggaagggattcactcagttatccaccctacacagtcaccaacgagttcacactggggagaagccattcacctgctcagtctgtgggaacgGATTCAGTGATTCATCCGCCCTACACCGTCACcaacgaattcacactggggagaagccattcacctgttcagaatgtgggaggggattcacacagttatccagcctacacagtcaccaacgagttcacactggggagaagccattcacctgttcagaatgtgggaggggattcacacagttatccagcctacacagtcaccaacgagttcacactggagagaagccattcacctgctcagtctgtgggaagggattcacacagttatcaAGCCTACAcagtcaccaacgagttcacactggggaaaggccattcacctgttcagaatgtgggaagggattcacacagtcatcaaGCCTACACAGTCACcaacgaattcacactggggagaagccgttcacctgctcagactgtgggaagggattcacgctGTCATCTAatctactgagacaccagcgagttcacactgggtag